AGAAAAAAAAGTTACGGCTTTACGTCTTACTGATAAGGCAAGAAATATGATTTCCGGTAATCAGAATACTAACGAGGAGCTAGTTCTATTTCAACTATTGGCAGCTCACTCCATTTATCCAAGCGTGGCTACTGAAGCTGGTTTAGTTAGTGGATTACTGCAATTACAAGATTGGCAGAAAATTTTGATGGCAGGCTCTGAGGTATATTCGGTTACATATAGCCCCGATGGGAACCAGATATTCTCTGGAAGTTGTGACGGACTCCTGCCTATATCCCTTCATATATGGGATGCAAAGACAGGCCAGTCCATGGAACAATTTCCGTTAGATAACAAAAACGGTTATTCTGATAAGGCTTTAAGCTCTCCCTATACCGGGCATGCTGCTGGCTTAGAGAAAATAGCGCTGATGGTAGATGAACTCGTTAAACAACTGAAGATAGCTTTCGAGGTCGCTGACGCAGTAACCAGTGGGAGACAAGATATCTTAGGAAGACTGGATTCGATGGGGGTAAGTTCAAAAGAACAAATTGCTAAGGCAGTTAAAGCTCTTCAAATCATGAAGGCCCAAGGGCTAATAGATGAGGAGCTGCAAAAGAGTTTGGATATTAAGGCGATAGAGGGGGGGATGAATGAGTATATAAAAAGTCTAAAGTATGGTATTAGCAGTTTAGTATTCAGTCCGGATGGGAGTAAAATCGTTTCGGGAAGCAGAAATGGGGTGCTTCGGTTGTGGAATTCCAAAACAGGTGAAGGTATCGGTGATCCGTTAAAAACTCGCCAAGGAGAAATACATTATGTAGCATTCAGCCCTGACGGGGACTGTATCGTATCAGGGCACTCTGATGGGACACTTCGATTGTGGAATATCACAACAGGAGAAAGTATTGCTGAACCGCTAAAAGGGCATAAATTTGGGGTTACCTGTGCGGCATTTAGCCCTGACGGAGATCGTGTCGTCTCGGGAAGTTTTGATTGGACTCTTCGGTTGTGGAATGCCAAGACTGGAGAAGCAATAAATGATTTCTCAAAAGATATTAAGCACTCAGTCGGTAGCGTAGTATTCAGTCCAGATGGAAGCATGATTGCCACAGGGGGATTGGATTCAACCCTAAGGTTATGTAATGCGGAAACAGGGAAAAGTATCGGCCTGCCCATGTACGGTCACAAAGAAGGGATTAATTGTTTGGCATTCAGCCCGGACGGTAGTCGGCTTGTCTCGGGTGGTCAGGATTCTACACTCAGGCTGTGGGATGTAAAGACAGGGCAAGGTATCGGGCCGCCGCTATCGGGGCACCATGCAGGTGTCAAATGTGTGGCATTCAGCCCCGACGGGAATTGGGTTGCATCAGGAAGTTCTGATGGGACAATTAGACTATGGCCAGCCGCCTCAAAGGTATTGTATGATGAACTTGCCAAGAAACTCTCTCGCAACATGAGCCACAGAGAGTGGAATGAGTGGATTTCATCGGAGATACCATATATGAAGCTTATTCCTGATTTATCTGTTCCGCCGGATGAACCATAGTGAAAAATTCTAAGGTTTTCGAGCGGATAAAATTGTAATCGGGTTATGGTTTCCTAACGTGAGCAAAATGGGTTCGTTGAGCAAAAAGCCCATGTTCCGCACCGCCGCTTTGAAGTCGTCCGCGCTCGCCTGCTTCACGGCGTTGATGGCCACGCGCCCGCCCGATGCGAGCAAGGGGTTGAGGCGGCTGAGCATCTCTTCAATTCGCCCGCCGTGTCCGCCGATGAATGCGGCATCCAACTTTGTGCTTTGGGCGAAAAGGCTTTTTATTTCAACATCAAAAAAATCTTGCATCACCAACTGAACGCCGGGCGCACGAAATCGGCGGGAATTTTCTTCAAAAATCTCCTCGCATTCCGGGCGCTTTTCGAACGCCGTGATTTGCAAGTGCGGAAACAGCAGTCGCGCTTCGATGGCAATCGAGCCGGTGCAAAAACCGATGTCCCAAAAAGTTCGTGCAGATTTCAGTTCAAGCTGCGAGAGCGTCGCCAAGCGAAATGGCATTTTGGTAATCATGTTCGGGCGACCGGGCAGGCCGCGAAAGGCATCTTCGGGAATGCCGAAATAGCTCGGCGCGTCGTCCGTTTTTTGCAGAATAACGGAATTTAATTCATTGAAATTTTCCCGAAGCACGTCTTTAAGGGCGAATGTGCGAATCCGTTCATCCGCGCCGCCGAGCGCCTCGCCGACGGTCATTTCATATTCTGTGAAGCGGTAATCGAGCAGGCGTTCGGCAATGCGAGCAGGCGTTTTGCGCTTGTCCGTCAGCACGCCGATGAGCGCCTCACCGCGAATGAGCGCGGCATCCAATTCCGCCCAACTGCGTCCCGTGACGGAGGTATTGGCCATCTGCTGATACGGCTTGCCGAGCCGCTGCGCCAAAAGCTGCAAGCTGTTGAAGGTCGGAAAATATTGGAAGGCCGCATCGGGAAACGCGCGTTGCAAGGTCGCCCCGAAGCCGTAAAAAAGCGGGTCGCCGGAGGTAAAAACCAGCACGGACTCCGCCGCGCGTTCCAATGCGGAGAGCGTCTCCGAAAGCGGCGCTTTGATGTTGACCCACTCATACCCGCCCGGAAGACATGCGTCCACAATCAATTTATGACGAACGCCACCGGCAAACACCCGATGCGCCCCAATCGCTTCTTGCACTTCTTCCGAGAACTGCGGCGCGGGATTATCACTGAGTCCGACAAGGACAAATTTTTTCATAAAGTCTGAATTTCCTTTTCCGAAAGTCCGGTAAGCGCTGCGATGTCTTTCCGGCTCATGCCCATTTTCAAGCCTCTTTTTGCAATTTCGATAGCCTTTTCGCTCATGCCTTCGTCTCTTGCCGTGTCGATCGAGTTCTTTAGGTCTCGGTAGTATTTCAAGCTGTCTTCATACTTGTACATTTCTTCTTGCGTGAATCTTGCCACTTCCGCCGCTTCGAATAGCTTCTCGAATACCCGCTCTCTCAGCTTTTCCGGTATCTCTTCCAATCGCGCCAGATTTTTCAGCACATACAGCCATTTTTCAAACCGCGTTTCCAACTCATCCACGCTTTTGTTGAACTTCGGCATTTCGAGATATATGAACGTCAATTTTTCGTAGAACACTTTTTGCGTCTCTACATCCGTCAGCTTGATGTCGTAGCGATACTTTTCCGGTTCGCTCTTATCCTCATCAAAGACGAAATCCAAGATACCGACTGTATA
Above is a window of Chloroherpeton thalassium ATCC 35110 DNA encoding:
- a CDS encoding bifunctional cobalt-precorrin-7 (C(5))-methyltransferase/cobalt-precorrin-6B (C(15))-methyltransferase, with translation MKKFVLVGLSDNPAPQFSEEVQEAIGAHRVFAGGVRHKLIVDACLPGGYEWVNIKAPLSETLSALERAAESVLVFTSGDPLFYGFGATLQRAFPDAAFQYFPTFNSLQLLAQRLGKPYQQMANTSVTGRSWAELDAALIRGEALIGVLTDKRKTPARIAERLLDYRFTEYEMTVGEALGGADERIRTFALKDVLRENFNELNSVILQKTDDAPSYFGIPEDAFRGLPGRPNMITKMPFRLATLSQLELKSARTFWDIGFCTGSIAIEARLLFPHLQITAFEKRPECEEIFEENSRRFRAPGVQLVMQDFFDVEIKSLFAQSTKLDAAFIGGHGGRIEEMLSRLNPLLASGGRVAINAVKQASADDFKAAVRNMGFLLNEPILLTLGNHNPITILSARKP
- a CDS encoding Rpn family recombination-promoting nuclease/putative transposase, translated to MGEFSTKYVNPFTDFGFKKLFGEEPNKDLLLDFLNELLSKEEGRITDLTYLKTEQLGATGLDRKAIFDLYCENERGEKFIVELQKTKQNCFKDRTIYYASFPIREQAKKNQWDYCLNAVYTVGILDFVFDEDKSEPEKYRYDIKLTDVETQKVFYEKLTFIYLEMPKFNKSVDELETRFEKWLYVLKNLARLEEIPEKLRERVFEKLFEAAEVARFTQEEMYKYEDSLKYYRDLKNSIDTARDEGMSEKAIEIAKRGLKMGMSRKDIAALTGLSEKEIQTL
- a CDS encoding TIR domain-containing protein, with translation MNLTVSAHDTVHDKKPKQSFASRVFGYDIFLSFALGPPPRGTQSYTANLAHRLQERNFSVFFSEKEAPPGEHLDSTLQKALLRSKTLVVIANRGTLEAPRWVRKEVEEFRKNHPKRPIIIINIGNALQQLSDIAAPWLQYKDKIWLDETEQAAIEGIASDEVVERLATAPTRVKSNVRWRWLMGGIIAILVALGISLGLSAINSHNNYEQRLQEEKKVTALRLTDKARNMISGNQNTNEELVLFQLLAAHSIYPSVATEAGLVSGLLQLQDWQKILMAGSEVYSVTYSPDGNQIFSGSCDGLLPISLHIWDAKTGQSMEQFPLDNKNGYSDKALSSPYTGHAAGLEKIALMVDELVKQLKIAFEVADAVTSGRQDILGRLDSMGVSSKEQIAKAVKALQIMKAQGLIDEELQKSLDIKAIEGGMNEYIKSLKYGISSLVFSPDGSKIVSGSRNGVLRLWNSKTGEGIGDPLKTRQGEIHYVAFSPDGDCIVSGHSDGTLRLWNITTGESIAEPLKGHKFGVTCAAFSPDGDRVVSGSFDWTLRLWNAKTGEAINDFSKDIKHSVGSVVFSPDGSMIATGGLDSTLRLCNAETGKSIGLPMYGHKEGINCLAFSPDGSRLVSGGQDSTLRLWDVKTGQGIGPPLSGHHAGVKCVAFSPDGNWVASGSSDGTIRLWPAASKVLYDELAKKLSRNMSHREWNEWISSEIPYMKLIPDLSVPPDEP